A stretch of the Oncorhynchus mykiss isolate Arlee chromosome 23, USDA_OmykA_1.1, whole genome shotgun sequence genome encodes the following:
- the LOC118943911 gene encoding inhibitory synaptic factor 2A-like — MVSKAEGDKSMLTNSESDSEVAPTPSPSASLALEVKYSFLDTSSRSQQQVRKRNKALQVRFKDICEAQNEQREAALQMAGKGGKPGSYKVCNQPSLWFGGTCMNVLLY; from the exons ATGGTGAGCAAGGCGGAGGGAGATAAAAGCATGCTCACCAACTCCGAGTCGGATTCAGAGGTGGCGCCCACCCCCTCCCCTTCCGCCTCGCTGGCCCTGGAGGTCAAATACTCCTTCCTGGACACCAGCAGCAGGTCACAGCAGCag GTACGGAAGAGAAACAAGGCCCTCCAGGTGAGATTCAAGGACATCTGCGAGGCGCAGAACGAGCAGAGAGAGGCCGCTCTACAGATGGCCGGGAAGGGGGGCAAGCCAGGCTCCTACAAGGTCTGTAACCAACCCTCCCTTTGGTTCGGGGGAACATGTATGAATGTATTACTGTACTAG